CTTGACGAAGGCGGCGCGGTAGGACTCCGGGAGGTCGAGGCTGGCGAAGTCCTCCGCCGTGGCGCTGCCGGACTGGATGGCGTCGAGGATGTGGTGCACGGGTGTCTCCTGGTGCGGCATCGGGGGGACGAGTGCCGGGGACGATACCGGCGAGTAACCACTGGTGGTGGGTGGTGTGACGTACGTCGCGGTGGGGCCCGGGGCGAGCCCGCGGGTGCTGGTGGGCGGGGGCGTCAGTGCGCGGACGCGGCGGGCTCGACGAGCTCGACCAGCACGCCGCCCGCGTCCTTGGGGTGGATGAAGTTGACCCGGCTGTCGGAGGTGCCACGGCGCGGGGCGTCGTAGAGCAGGCGCAGCCCACGCTCGCGCAGGACGCCCGCCACGTGCTCGACGTCGTCGACGCGGAAGGCGAGCTGTTGGATGCCCGGGCCGTTGCGGTCGAGGAACTTCGCGATCGTGGACTCGGGGGTCAGCGGGGCGAGCAGCTGGATGCACGAGCCGGAGTCGCCCACCCCGACCATCGCCTCGCGCACGCCCTGCTCCTCGTTGACCTCCTCGTGGAGGACCTCCATGCCGTAGGTGTCGCGGTAGAAGGCCATCGCCTCGTCGAGGTCGGGGACGGCGATGCCCACGTGGTCGATGGCGGTGAACAGGTGCTGGACGTCACCGAGGGGGTGTCCGGGCAGGTCGGGGCTCATGCGCACATGGTGGCCGACGCGGCGCCCGGGGGCGAGGGGGTGTGAGCGTCACCACGCGGACTGAGCGGGGGTCCCGGAACGAGAGCGCCGACCCGGGGTGTGACGCGTGCCTCACGGGACGCCGGCACCACACCCTCCCGGCGCCGTCACCGAGGTGGGTAGGGTCCGAAGGAGCAGCACCTCGATCCTTTCGACTGGAGGCACCTCAATGTCCGGATCCGTCATCGTCGCCGGGGCCCGCACCCCGATCGGCCGCCTGCTCGGCGGGCTGAAGGACCTCACCGCCGCCGACCTCGGCGGCGTCGCGATCAAGGGCGCCCTCGAGAAGGCCGGGGTCACGGGCGACCAGGTCGACTACGTGATCATGGGCCAGGTCATCCAGGCCGGCGCCGGCCAGAACCCGGCCCGCATGGCCGCGGTGAAGGGCGGGGTCCCGATGGACGTCCCCTCGATCACGATCAACAAGGTCTGTCTCTCCGGGCTCAACGCCATCGCGCTGGCCGACCAGCTCGTGCGGGCGGGCGAGTGCGAGATCGTGGTCGCGGGCGGCATGGAGTCGATGACCAACGCGCCCCACTTCCTTCCCAAGTCGCGCGAGGGCGTGAAGTTCGGCGACGTCTCGCTCGTCGACTCGATGGCCTACGACGCGCTGTTCGACCAGTTCACCTCGCAGGCGATGGGCCTGCTGACCGAGGAGTGCAACGCCGCGGGCGCCAACCTCACCCGCGAGGAGCAGGACACCTTCGCCGCCTACTCGCACCAGAAGGCCGCCGTCGCCTGGAAGAACGGCGTCTTCGCCGACGAGGTGGTGCCGGTCGAGGTCCCGCAGCGCCGGGGCGAGCCGGTCGTGGTGGCCGAGGACGAGGGCGTGCGCGGTGACACCACGGTCGAGTCGCTGGGCAAGCTGCGGCCCGCCTTCAGCAAGGCCGGCACCGTCACGGCGGGCTCGGCCTCGCAGATCTCCGACGGCGCCGCCGCGGTGGTCGTGATGAGCAAGGCGAAGGCCGAGGAGCTCGGTCTGACCTGGCTCGCGGAGATCGGCGCGCACGGCCAGGTCGCCGGGCCCGACTCGACCCTCCAGCTGCAGCCGGCCGCCGCCACCGCGAGGGCCTGCGAGAAGGAGGGCATCTCGCCCACCGACCTCGACCTCGTGGAGTTCAACGAGGCGTTCGCCGCCGTCGGGATCGCCTCGGCGCGCGAGCTCGGCATCGACGACGCCAAGGTCAACGTCAACGGCGGCGCGATCGCCCTCGGCCACCCCGTGGGCATGTCCGGCACCCGGGTCGTGCTCACCCTCGCGCTGGAGCTCCAGCGCCGCGGCGGGGGCGTCGGCGCGGCCGCGCTGTGCGGCGGCGGCGGCCAGGGCGACGCCCTGATCGTCCGGGTCCCCTCTGCCTGAGCGCACCGGCGCGGCGGCGGGGGCGTGTCCGGCGGCATGACGAGGCGTGGCGCCGTAACGGTGCCCGACCTCGTCGATCGCGCCCGCCGGGGCGACCCGGCCGCCGTGGCCCGGCTGATCACGCTCGTCGAGGACGCGTCCCCGCTCCTGCGGGAGGTGATGGCCGCGCTCGGCCCGCACGCCGGGCGCGCCCACGTGCTGGGCATCACCGGCGCGCCGGGCGTGGGCAAGTCGACCACGACCAACGCGCTCGTCACCGGGCTGAGGCGCTCGGGCAGGCGCGTCGGCGTCCTGGCCATCGACCCCTCGTCGCCGTTCTCCGGTGGGGCGCTGCTCGGCGACCGGGTCCGGATGGGCGACCACGCCCTCGACCGCGACGTCTACATCCGCTCGATGGGTGCCCGCGGCCACCTCGGCGGGCTCGCGTGGTCCACGCCGCAGGCGGTCCGCGTCCTCGACGCGGCCGGGTGCGACGTCGTGGTCGTCGAGACCGTCGGCGTGGGGCAGAGCGAGGTCGAGGTCGCCGGGCTGGCCGACACGACGCTCGTGCTGCTCGCCCCGGGAATGGGTGACGGGATCCAGGCCGCCAAGGCGGGGATCCTCGAGGTCGGTGACGTCTACGCGGTCAACAAGGCCGACCGCGAGGGCGCCGACCGCACCCGCCGCGAGCTGCGCACCATGCTGTCCATGGCGGAGCGTCGAGACGGGGCGTGGCGTCCGCCCGTGGTCCAGACCGTGGCGAGCACCGGCGAGGGGGTCGACGCGCTGCTCGGCGAGGTCGACCGGCACGCCGCGTGGCTCGCGGAGTCGGGCGAGCTCGCGCGCCGTCGTACGCTCCGTGCCCGGCACGAGGTCGAGGCGATCGCGCTCGCCGCGCTGCGGGAGCGTTGGGGGCGCACCGAGGCGGGAGCCGAGCTCGACGTCCTGGCCCGGCGGGTGGCCGCGGGCGACGTCGACCCCTACGCGGCGGCCGACGAGCTGCTGGCCGACTGAGCGGGAACCGCCCGGGGCTGCGGCGTCAGCTGATCAGCAGGGTCTGGCCGGTGATCCGGGCGGCGGCACTGCTCGCCAGGAAGAGCGTCGCATCGGCGACGGCGTCGGCGACCTGCGGCGAGCGGGCCCGCACGAGCGTGCCGCCGGCGGTCCGGCTGCCGCCGCCAGACGCGGGGCCGGGGGCGTACTGGCGCGGCAGCACCGACGGCGACATCGGGAGCACGGCGTTGACGCGCACGCCGAGTCCGGCCCAGTTGTGGCCGGCGCGGGCCGTCGTCTCGACGAGGTCGCGGCGGGCCGCCTCCGGGGTGCCGGAGAGCTGCAGCCAGCTCGTCACCGCCCCCGTGTGGACGACGCACCCCCCGCCCAGGGCCGGGCTCTGCCCGAGCTTGAGCCGTAGCCGAGTGGTGAGGAACGTCGGTCCGAGCAGCCCCGACCGGACGGCCTGGGCGATGAAGGCCTGCTCGTCGGGGGGAAGGCCGTGGGGGAGGGCGCAGGGCGCCGCCAGCACCAGGACGTCGATGTGCGTGATCGACGCGGCGAGGTGGTCGATCGAGTCCTGCCGAGCGAGGTTGACCGACTCGTAGTCGAACGCCGAGAGATCGGTGTCGTAGAGGGAGCGCAGCATCATCGTGCCGGTCACGGTCACGGAGGCGCCGGAGGACGCGAAGTCGGAGGCGATGGCGTGCCCTTCGCCGCGCGCGCCACCGACGACCAGCACCTGGTAGCCGGTGAAGTCGTACGACCCGGATGTCGTCATGCCCGTCGCACCCCTCCCGTCGGACCCCGGCTTGTTGTACCACGCAGTAGCCCCCCAGTGACAGGTGCTGGAGGGGGCCTCTTCAGCCCCGTCGCGCGCCGACGCTCACCGCGTCCGTACGTCGTCGGCCCGGCGCGGCTCGCCCAGGTCGACGCGGGCCGTGCGCACCGCGGCGAACGTCCACAGCTTGTTGACCACGAACGACAGGGGGGTCACCAGCGTGATCACGATCAGCTGGGCCCAGTAGAGCCGGTTGCGCAGGCCCGAGGAGTCGTCGAGCAGCTCGCGCGACAGGCCGATCGGGGAGTGGGGATGCATGAGGAGGGTGAGCAGCGCGAGTCCGACCACCTGGCAGCCGACGCCCACCACGAAGAACGGCCAGTACTCGCGCCACCAGGGCGCGGCGCCGCTGCTCTTGAAGGTCCACGTGCGGTTGAGCTGGAAGTTGGACAGGTTGGCCACGAGGAAGGCGATCGTGGAGTAGACGTGGTACCAGCGCAGGTTGAAGCCGGACGAGCCGATCGCGACGACGGCGTCGTCGAAGTGCGGGCCGAGGCGGCGCAGCACGACCAGCGTGAGCAGGTTGACCAGCACGCCCGAGGCGCCCACCACACCGAAGCGGGCGAGCAGGCCGACGTTGCGCCGGTGCCGCGTCAGCAGGGCGGCCGCCCGGGATCCCATGCCGTGAGGCTACCGACCCGGGCGCGCGAGCATGGTCGCGCTCCCTAGGATTGGGCCCATGACGCAGCAGCCGTTCAGCCGCCCCGGTGCCATCGACCTGTCCGGTCTCGGCCGGCCCGCACCCCAGGCGGGCGCACCCGCTCCCCACCCCACCTCGCCGACCGGCGCGCACTCCTACAGCGTGACCGTCGACGAGCAGAGCTTCCAGGGCCTGCTCGAGCAGTCGACGACCGCGCCCGTGCTCCTCGCCTTCTACTCGCGCTCCCGGATGCCCGAGAGTGGGCAGCTCGCCGACGACCTCGCGACCGTGGTCGAGGAGCACGAGGGTCGCTACCTGCTCGGCCTCGTCGACATCGACGCCACGCCGCAGATCGCGCAGGCCATGCAGATCCCGTCGATCCCGCTGGTCGTCGCCGTGGTCGACGGCCGCCCGATGCCGCTGCTGCAGGACCCGCTGCCGATTGACGAGCTGCGCACCGCGCTCACGCAGGTCGCCCAGCAGCTCACCGCCCAGGGCATCACGGGCCGCCACCAGCCGCGCACCGGCGCGGTGCCCGACGCCGAGGGCGAGGAGGAGACCGTCGACCCGCGCTACGCGCCCGCCCAGGACGCGCTCGCCGCCGGCGACATCGACGCCGCCGTCGCGGAGTACCAGAAGCTCGTGGACGCCAACCCGGCCGACGTCGAGGCCGCGGGCGGGCTCGCGATCGCCAAGGTCATGCAGCGTACGCAGGGGGTCGACCTCGCCGCCGCGCGTGCGGCGGCCGCCGACAACCCCGACGACGTCGATGCCCAGACCATGGTCGCCGACCTCGACATGCTCGGCGGCCACGTCGAGGACGCCTTCGCCCGGCTGGTCGGCCTGGTCGCCCGCACGAGCGACAAGGACCGCGAGCGCGCCCGCGACCACCTGCTCGGTCTGTTCGCGGCCGTCGGCAACGACGACCCGCGCGTGCTGGCGGGTCGTCGCAACCTGGCCTCAGCGCTCTTCTGAGTCGCGCTTCGCCAGCACCGAGCGTCCGGCCTCGAGGCGGGCCACCGGCACGCGGAAGGGCGAGCACGAGACGTAGTTGAGGCCGACGTCGTCGAAGAAGTGCACCGACCGCGGGTCGCCGCCGTGCTCCCCGCAGACGCCGACCTTGAGGTCGGGACGGGTCTCGCGGCCCTTCGTCGTGCCCATCTCCACCATGCCGCCCACGCCGCGCTGGTCGAGCGACTCGAACGGCGAGACGTCGAAGATGCCGTGCTCGAAGTAGCGGGAGAAGAACGACGACTCCACGTCGTCGCGGGAGAAGCCCCACGCCATCTGGGTGAGGTCGTTGGTGCCGAAGGAGAAGAAGTCGGCCGCCTGGGCGATGCGGTCGGCGAGGAACGCCGCGCGGGGGAGCTCGATCATCGTGCCGATCGCGATGTCGAGCGTGATGCCGCGTTCCTCCTCGACCGCGGCGACCTGCTGCTCGATCGCGGCGCGCACGATCTCGAGCTCGCGGACGCTGGCGACCAGCGGCACCATGATCTCGGGGCGGGGGCTGCCGTTGGCGGCCATCCGGTCGGCCGCGGCCTCGGCGATGGCCCGGGCCTGCATGCGGAACAGTCCGGGGATCTGGATGCCGAGCCGCACGCCGCGCAGGCCGAGCATCGGGTTCTGCTCGTGCAGGCGCCGCACGTGGGTGAGCAGGGTCGCCGCGCGCTCGTCGACCTCGCCCCGCTCCTCGGCGAGCGCCACCTCGACGCTCAGGTCGGTGAGGTCGGGGAGGAACTCGTGCAGGGGCGGGTCGAGGAGCCGGATCGTCACCGGGAGCCCGTCCATCGCCTCGAGGATCTCGGTGAAGTCCTGGCGCTGCAGGGGCAGCAGCGCGGCCAGCGCGTCCTCCACGCCGTCCTCGCCCTGGGCCACGATGAGCTGCTCCACGAGCTCGCGGCGCTCGCCGAGGAACATGTGCTCGGTGCGGCACAGGCCGATGCCCTGGGCGCCGAAGCGGCGGGCGCGGGCGGCATCGTCGGGGGTGTCGGCGTTGGTGCGCACGCGCAGCCGCCGGGCGCCGTCGGCGTGGGCCATGATGCGGGCGACGGCGTGCGCGAGGTCGTCGTCGAGGCTCTCGCCCTCGAAGTGGCGCACCACGACGGAGTCGGCGACGGGCACCGCACCGGCGAACACCTCGCCGGTCGTGCCGTCGATCGAGATCACGTCGCCCTCGCGGACGATCTCGCCGTCGCGCACGCGGAACTCCTTGGCCCGCGCGTCGACGTCGAGCGACTCGGCCCCGCACACGCACGTACGTCCCATGCCGCGCGCGACGACCGCGGCGTGGGAGGTCTTGCCGCCGCGGCTGGTGAGGATGCCGCGGGCGGCGACCATGCCGCGCAGGTCGTCGGGGTTGGTCTCCTTGCGGACCAGGATCACGTCCTCACCGCGCTCGGCCCACTCGACCGCGGTGTCGGAGTCGAAGACCGCCTTGCCCACGGCCGCGCCGGGGGAGGCGTTCATGCCGGTGGCGAGCAGGGTGCGCTCCGACGTCTCGTCGAAGCGGGGGAACATCAGCTGGGCGAGCTGGTCACCGCTCACCCGGAGCACGGCCTCGTCGAGCTGGATCAGGCCCTCGTCGACCATGTGCACCGCGATGCGGAAGGCCGCCTCCGGCGTGCGCTTGCCCACGCGCGTCTGGAGCATCCACAGCTTGCCGCGCTCGACGGTGAACTCGATGTCGCACATGTCGCGGTAGTGCCGCTCCAGGCGCGTCATGATCCCCATCAGGTCGTCGTAGGACCGACGGTCGATCTCGGCCATGTCGGCGAGGGGGACGGTGTTGCGGATGCCGGCGACGACGTCCTCGCCCTGGGCGTTCTGGAGGTAGTCGCCGTAGACCCCCTGCTCGCCGCTGGCGGGGTCGCGGGTGAAGGCCACGCCCGAGCCGGAGTCCATGCCGAAGTTGCCGAAGACCATCGCCTGCACGTTGACCGCGGTGCCGAGGTCCTCGGGGATGCGCTCCTGGCGGCGGTAGAGGCGGGCGCGATCGGTGTTCCAGGAGTCGAAGACCGCCCGGACCGCCAGGTCCAGCTGGTCGCGGGGGTCCTGCGGGAACTCGCTGCCGGTCTGGTCGACGATGATCGCCTTGAACGCCTCGACGACCCCGCGCAGGTCGTCGGCGTCGAGGTCGAGGTCGGAGTCGGTGCCCTTGGCCCGCTTGGCCTCGTCGAGCGCGTCGGAGAACAGCTCGGCGTCGACGTGCAGGACGGTGCTGCCGAACATCTGGAGGAGCCGACGGTAGGAGTCCTGGGCGAAGCGGTCCGACTCGCTGCGCGCGGCGAGACCGGCGACGGAGGTGTCGTTGAGGCCGACGTTGAGGACGGTCTCCATCATGCCCGGCATGGAGAACTTCGCGCCCGAGCGCACCGAGACCAGGAGCGGGTCGTCGGCGTCGCCGAGCCTCTTGCCCATGGCCTCCTCGAGCGCCGCGAGGTGGGCGGTGACCTCCTCGGCCAGGCCCTCGGGCTCGCCACCCTCGGCGAGGTAGGCGCGACAGGTCTCGGTCGAGATGGTGAAGCCCGGTGGGACCGGCAGCCCGAGCCTCGTCATCTCCGCCAGGTTGGCTCCCTTGCCGCCCAGGAGGTCCTTCTGGTCCTTGTTTCCGTCCGCAAAGTCGTAGACCCAGGTCATGGTCGCATCCTGCCTCAGCGGCCGGACTCCGTATACGGCAGTGTCCCCTCAACGGCCGCGCGCACCCGCCTGGCGGTGAAGTCCGCGGCCAGCTCGTCGACCTCCTCGAGCGTGCAGAAGCGCACGTCGCGGATCTCGCGCTCCTGCATCACCACGTCCTCCAGCACCTCCGGGGCGTGGGTGCCGCCGTCGTAGACCAGGCACAGCGCGTCGTCCCAGCCGCCCCACGGCGGCAACCAGTCGGTGAGCACGAGGGCGCCGGGCTCCACCTCGAGGCCGAGCTCCTCCTCCACCTCGCGCTGCACCGCGAGCCGCGGGGACTCGCCGACCTCGACGACGCCGCCGGGGAGGTCCCAGTCGCGCTTGTAGGTGAGCTGGCACAGCAGCACGCGGCCGTCGGGGTCGCGCAGCAGCATCTGGGAGATGGCCCGCTTGCGGGGCAGGAAGGAGTTGAGCAGCGAGCGGAAGCTCTCGGGGTCCGACAGCGGCGGGTCGCCGGCCAGCCGCGCCAGCACGACGTACTCGGTGGTCTCCGGGCGGTCGCCCGACCCGGGCTCGACCCGCTGGACACCCTCCTGGCGCAGGCCGGCCCGGGTGGCCACGCGCATGCTCGCCCGGTTGCCCGGCTCGACCCGGGCCTGGACGCGGGTCGCGCCCCAGCCGCCCTGGTCGGCGCCGGTCAGCGCCCAGTCGGTGACCACGCGCACGGCACGCGTCGCCAGCCCGCGACCGCGCCGGCCGGCGTACAACCACCAGGAGAGCTCGACGCCCCGCTCGGCGATCCGGCGCACCTCGACCACCCCCGCCGGTCCGCCGGTCGTCGCCTCCTCGATGACGAAGCTGGCGAAGTCGCCGCTCGCGGCGCGCTCGCGCCACCCGCGCACGATCTCGCGCTGCGCCTCGACCGTGGGGCGCTCGGCGTTGCCGAACCAGAAGTCGATGTCGTCGTCGTGTCCCGC
The sequence above is drawn from the Nocardioides sp. zg-1228 genome and encodes:
- a CDS encoding tetratricopeptide repeat protein, which produces MTQQPFSRPGAIDLSGLGRPAPQAGAPAPHPTSPTGAHSYSVTVDEQSFQGLLEQSTTAPVLLAFYSRSRMPESGQLADDLATVVEEHEGRYLLGLVDIDATPQIAQAMQIPSIPLVVAVVDGRPMPLLQDPLPIDELRTALTQVAQQLTAQGITGRHQPRTGAVPDAEGEEETVDPRYAPAQDALAAGDIDAAVAEYQKLVDANPADVEAAGGLAIAKVMQRTQGVDLAAARAAAADNPDDVDAQTMVADLDMLGGHVEDAFARLVGLVARTSDKDRERARDHLLGLFAAVGNDDPRVLAGRRNLASALF
- a CDS encoding acetyl-CoA C-acetyltransferase, which encodes MSGSVIVAGARTPIGRLLGGLKDLTAADLGGVAIKGALEKAGVTGDQVDYVIMGQVIQAGAGQNPARMAAVKGGVPMDVPSITINKVCLSGLNAIALADQLVRAGECEIVVAGGMESMTNAPHFLPKSREGVKFGDVSLVDSMAYDALFDQFTSQAMGLLTEECNAAGANLTREEQDTFAAYSHQKAAVAWKNGVFADEVVPVEVPQRRGEPVVVAEDEGVRGDTTVESLGKLRPAFSKAGTVTAGSASQISDGAAAVVVMSKAKAEELGLTWLAEIGAHGQVAGPDSTLQLQPAAATARACEKEGISPTDLDLVEFNEAFAAVGIASARELGIDDAKVNVNGGAIALGHPVGMSGTRVVLTLALELQRRGGGVGAAALCGGGGQGDALIVRVPSA
- a CDS encoding GtrA family protein; the encoded protein is MGSRAAALLTRHRRNVGLLARFGVVGASGVLVNLLTLVVLRRLGPHFDDAVVAIGSSGFNLRWYHVYSTIAFLVANLSNFQLNRTWTFKSSGAAPWWREYWPFFVVGVGCQVVGLALLTLLMHPHSPIGLSRELLDDSSGLRNRLYWAQLIVITLVTPLSFVVNKLWTFAAVRTARVDLGEPRRADDVRTR
- the mce gene encoding methylmalonyl-CoA epimerase, producing MSPDLPGHPLGDVQHLFTAIDHVGIAVPDLDEAMAFYRDTYGMEVLHEEVNEEQGVREAMVGVGDSGSCIQLLAPLTPESTIAKFLDRNGPGIQQLAFRVDDVEHVAGVLRERGLRLLYDAPRRGTSDSRVNFIHPKDAGGVLVELVEPAASAH
- a CDS encoding SDR family oxidoreductase; translation: MTTSGSYDFTGYQVLVVGGARGEGHAIASDFASSGASVTVTGTMMLRSLYDTDLSAFDYESVNLARQDSIDHLAASITHIDVLVLAAPCALPHGLPPDEQAFIAQAVRSGLLGPTFLTTRLRLKLGQSPALGGGCVVHTGAVTSWLQLSGTPEAARRDLVETTARAGHNWAGLGVRVNAVLPMSPSVLPRQYAPGPASGGGSRTAGGTLVRARSPQVADAVADATLFLASSAAARITGQTLLIS
- a CDS encoding GNAT family N-acetyltransferase — encoded protein: MPAPQPTLTDGTVTLRPWRDDDIEPAAAGHDDDIDFWFGNAERPTVEAQREIVRGWRERAASGDFASFVIEEATTGGPAGVVEVRRIAERGVELSWWLYAGRRGRGLATRAVRVVTDWALTGADQGGWGATRVQARVEPGNRASMRVATRAGLRQEGVQRVEPGSGDRPETTEYVVLARLAGDPPLSDPESFRSLLNSFLPRKRAISQMLLRDPDGRVLLCQLTYKRDWDLPGGVVEVGESPRLAVQREVEEELGLEVEPGALVLTDWLPPWGGWDDALCLVYDGGTHAPEVLEDVVMQEREIRDVRFCTLEEVDELAADFTARRVRAAVEGTLPYTESGR
- the ppdK gene encoding pyruvate, phosphate dikinase, encoding MTWVYDFADGNKDQKDLLGGKGANLAEMTRLGLPVPPGFTISTETCRAYLAEGGEPEGLAEEVTAHLAALEEAMGKRLGDADDPLLVSVRSGAKFSMPGMMETVLNVGLNDTSVAGLAARSESDRFAQDSYRRLLQMFGSTVLHVDAELFSDALDEAKRAKGTDSDLDLDADDLRGVVEAFKAIIVDQTGSEFPQDPRDQLDLAVRAVFDSWNTDRARLYRRQERIPEDLGTAVNVQAMVFGNFGMDSGSGVAFTRDPASGEQGVYGDYLQNAQGEDVVAGIRNTVPLADMAEIDRRSYDDLMGIMTRLERHYRDMCDIEFTVERGKLWMLQTRVGKRTPEAAFRIAVHMVDEGLIQLDEAVLRVSGDQLAQLMFPRFDETSERTLLATGMNASPGAAVGKAVFDSDTAVEWAERGEDVILVRKETNPDDLRGMVAARGILTSRGGKTSHAAVVARGMGRTCVCGAESLDVDARAKEFRVRDGEIVREGDVISIDGTTGEVFAGAVPVADSVVVRHFEGESLDDDLAHAVARIMAHADGARRLRVRTNADTPDDAARARRFGAQGIGLCRTEHMFLGERRELVEQLIVAQGEDGVEDALAALLPLQRQDFTEILEAMDGLPVTIRLLDPPLHEFLPDLTDLSVEVALAEERGEVDERAATLLTHVRRLHEQNPMLGLRGVRLGIQIPGLFRMQARAIAEAAADRMAANGSPRPEIMVPLVASVRELEIVRAAIEQQVAAVEEERGITLDIAIGTMIELPRAAFLADRIAQAADFFSFGTNDLTQMAWGFSRDDVESSFFSRYFEHGIFDVSPFESLDQRGVGGMVEMGTTKGRETRPDLKVGVCGEHGGDPRSVHFFDDVGLNYVSCSPFRVPVARLEAGRSVLAKRDSEER
- the meaB gene encoding methylmalonyl Co-A mutase-associated GTPase MeaB; the encoded protein is MTRRGAVTVPDLVDRARRGDPAAVARLITLVEDASPLLREVMAALGPHAGRAHVLGITGAPGVGKSTTTNALVTGLRRSGRRVGVLAIDPSSPFSGGALLGDRVRMGDHALDRDVYIRSMGARGHLGGLAWSTPQAVRVLDAAGCDVVVVETVGVGQSEVEVAGLADTTLVLLAPGMGDGIQAAKAGILEVGDVYAVNKADREGADRTRRELRTMLSMAERRDGAWRPPVVQTVASTGEGVDALLGEVDRHAAWLAESGELARRRTLRARHEVEAIALAALRERWGRTEAGAELDVLARRVAAGDVDPYAAADELLAD